A region from the Leptospira venezuelensis genome encodes:
- a CDS encoding CarD family transcriptional regulator, producing the protein MAGKKKQSGYDHGVGDYVVYPIHGVGEITEISKKVILGKKKECYVMEIQGSKMKVMIPVDKAKQVGIRPIIDKKDIKKVINLLKKDEVDTEEDWKIRYQNNLNKIKSGSIFEVADVCRNLFRRANGKELSIMERKLYESAYNLVKMEVALSKGVSQEEAGNLVSDVLASTFAPGDRVPVAAVDIDEE; encoded by the coding sequence TTGGCTGGCAAAAAGAAACAATCTGGCTACGATCATGGCGTAGGTGACTACGTCGTATATCCGATCCACGGGGTAGGTGAAATCACCGAAATCTCTAAAAAGGTTATCCTGGGAAAGAAAAAAGAGTGCTACGTAATGGAAATCCAGGGTAGCAAGATGAAGGTGATGATCCCGGTCGATAAAGCAAAACAGGTCGGAATTCGACCGATTATCGACAAGAAGGATATCAAAAAAGTTATCAATCTACTCAAGAAAGACGAGGTCGATACTGAAGAGGACTGGAAGATCAGGTACCAAAACAACCTGAACAAAATAAAGTCCGGATCGATTTTCGAAGTGGCGGATGTGTGCAGGAATTTATTCCGAAGGGCAAACGGTAAAGAACTGTCTATCATGGAACGTAAATTGTACGAAAGTGCGTATAATTTAGTGAAGATGGAAGTCGCCCTAAGCAAAGGGGTTTCCCAAGAAGAAGCTGGGAACCTAGTGTCAGATGTTTTAGCTAGTACATTCGCTCCGGGAGACAGAGTTCCCGTAGCAGCAGTCGACATAGACGAAGAATAG
- a CDS encoding PIN/TRAM domain-containing protein, with amino-acid sequence MAYFYKGLTAVLLSLVSFFVTQKQTQEFVFSGSSAGLVLVISLVLLFGETKLFPKLRGDVIFCVGVGALLGFALAWFIGTIIRFEELNLALYLILGLFGARAGKSFAKEPGLAVFGGGGGGSTSLVDAFGVASIGKDEVRDKILDTSVVIDGRILDIADTHFIDGPLILPNFVLREIQLISDSSDPIKRARGRRGLEMLNKLQRKGSIEVKITYKDYSDTREVDAKLIKLARDTGGKIVTNDFNLNKVAELQGVKVLNLNTLANALKPVVLPGEELAIQVIKEGKDENQGIGYLEDGTMVVIENGGHLVGKEVKVTVTSIIQTAAGKMIFTKANGNSGFDKSERAPEKENRGGKGGERGEDRGNRYDRGDRGNEERGNRKDYQNKNQNRGNYQDRGDKSEGRGDDFGNRKDFQDQQQQQ; translated from the coding sequence ATGGCGTATTTTTATAAAGGTCTAACGGCCGTCCTACTCTCCTTAGTGTCGTTCTTTGTAACGCAAAAACAAACTCAAGAGTTTGTATTCTCAGGCTCCAGTGCTGGGCTTGTACTCGTAATTTCTCTCGTACTTTTGTTCGGTGAAACTAAACTATTTCCAAAACTTCGCGGTGACGTTATTTTTTGTGTAGGTGTGGGTGCATTATTAGGATTTGCCCTAGCTTGGTTTATTGGAACTATCATTCGTTTCGAGGAATTGAATCTTGCATTGTACCTGATCCTAGGTCTTTTCGGAGCTAGAGCAGGTAAGTCATTCGCAAAAGAACCTGGCCTTGCTGTATTCGGTGGAGGCGGTGGTGGATCTACTTCTCTAGTGGATGCATTTGGTGTTGCTTCTATCGGTAAAGACGAAGTCAGAGATAAAATTCTGGATACTTCTGTTGTTATCGACGGAAGAATATTAGATATTGCTGATACACATTTTATCGATGGTCCTCTCATTCTACCTAATTTCGTATTAAGAGAGATCCAGCTAATCAGCGACTCTTCTGATCCTATCAAAAGAGCAAGAGGACGTCGTGGTTTGGAGATGTTGAACAAACTCCAAAGAAAAGGTTCCATCGAAGTTAAGATCACTTACAAAGATTATTCTGATACTAGAGAAGTGGATGCTAAGTTGATCAAACTTGCTAGAGACACCGGTGGAAAGATCGTAACTAACGACTTCAACTTGAACAAAGTAGCAGAACTCCAAGGAGTAAAAGTTCTTAACCTGAACACCTTGGCTAACGCATTAAAACCAGTCGTTCTTCCTGGAGAAGAGTTGGCTATCCAAGTCATCAAAGAAGGAAAGGACGAAAACCAAGGTATCGGCTATTTAGAAGACGGAACCATGGTAGTGATAGAGAACGGCGGACATCTAGTCGGTAAAGAAGTGAAAGTTACTGTTACTTCTATCATCCAAACTGCAGCCGGAAAAATGATATTCACCAAAGCTAACGGAAACAGCGGCTTTGACAAAAGTGAACGCGCCCCTGAAAAAGAAAACAGAGGTGGTAAGGGCGGAGAACGCGGAGAAGATCGTGGAAATAGATACGATCGTGGTGACCGAGGAAACGAGGAAAGAGGTAACCGTAAAGATTACCAAAACAAAAACCAGAACCGTGGCAATTACCAAGACAGAGGCGATAAAAGCGAGGGTCGTGGAGATGATTTCGGAAATCGTAAAGACTTCCAAGATCAGCAACAACAGCAATAA